The following coding sequences are from one Bacteroidia bacterium window:
- a CDS encoding NUDIX hydrolase — translation MSHTNPAEENPWITHTAELMYENPWIQITEYQVTNPSGKPGMYGVVSFKNYAVGVIPLDSDGYTWLVGQYRYPLGIYSWEIPAGGCPQHEALIETAKRELSEETGLIAQHYDQILFMHLSNSITNEEAYIFLATDIQFGTAQPEETEQLQVKKVHFSQALQMVLEGSITDSLSVAGILKTQLLLQQGYQKHQKNNY, via the coding sequence ATGAGCCACACGAACCCTGCAGAAGAAAACCCATGGATAACACATACTGCCGAATTAATGTACGAAAATCCGTGGATACAGATCACAGAATATCAGGTTACAAACCCCAGCGGAAAGCCGGGTATGTATGGCGTTGTTTCTTTTAAAAACTATGCAGTTGGTGTAATTCCCTTGGATTCAGATGGTTATACTTGGCTGGTTGGGCAGTATAGGTATCCTTTGGGTATTTATTCTTGGGAGATTCCGGCTGGCGGATGCCCGCAGCACGAGGCACTTATAGAAACAGCGAAAAGAGAACTTTCCGAAGAAACAGGACTCATTGCTCAACATTATGATCAAATCCTATTCATGCACCTCTCTAACTCCATTACGAATGAAGAAGCCTACATCTTTTTAGCAACAGACATTCAATTCGGTACAGCACAACCCGAAGAAACAGAGCAACTTCAAGTCAAAAAGGTTCACTTTTCGCAAGCACTTCAAATGGTTTTAGAAGGCTCTATTACAGATTCTTTGTCGGTAGCCGGTATTCTTAAAACCCAGCTACTGCTACAGCAGGGTTATCAAAAGCATCAAAAAAATAACTACTAA
- a CDS encoding OmpA family protein yields MNKAIILLVFSYVYLAIAQPQVADRYSGGGSERYSYKEKGSLKRENVGHAINTEFDESAPVISADGKTLYFWSMGRPDGYGIQDIYVSKQDSTGNWQPAVNIGPPLNNAECNFVMSVTPDGTKLLLYQKSKKAGGSDLAISRRGTFSWGYPEQLKFEKYTNKAESSISADLGADGKTLILSIEGEDSKGAEDLYVSFFDKEKKVWTTPKNMGNINTTGSESTPFLAQDNITLYYSTNGNGGFGGDDIFMSRRLDDTWANWSKPVNLGQTINTQGDDYYFKFSAKADYAYLVSTDSSIGLKDIFRVPIPAEFRPKPVFLVSGHVRDKKTNKPIQANITYSYLPEGIEIGSASTSSDSGDYQIILPAGKLYAFQAEAPGYYAVSENLNGAGLISYKLTERDLYLVPLEIGGIIELKNLFFPTNSFSLLPNSIPELERLYNLMKITPNLTIEIMGHTDNVGDANTNQTLSENRAKTVVEWLFQKGVEPNRVTSAGYGSTQPVAPNDSEINRQKNRRVEIKITNL; encoded by the coding sequence ATGAACAAGGCGATTATCCTACTTGTATTTTCCTATGTATATTTAGCTATCGCGCAGCCCCAAGTAGCAGATAGATATTCCGGAGGAGGTTCAGAGCGTTATTCCTACAAAGAAAAAGGGTCGTTAAAGCGAGAAAACGTAGGACATGCTATTAACACAGAATTTGACGAGAGTGCTCCCGTTATTTCAGCAGACGGAAAAACATTATATTTCTGGAGTATGGGCAGGCCGGACGGCTATGGAATCCAAGATATTTATGTTTCTAAACAGGATTCCACAGGTAATTGGCAGCCAGCTGTGAACATAGGGCCGCCACTCAACAATGCAGAATGTAACTTTGTGATGTCTGTTACCCCAGATGGAACTAAACTTTTATTGTACCAAAAAAGTAAAAAAGCCGGCGGCTCAGACTTGGCCATCTCCAGACGCGGAACTTTTTCATGGGGCTATCCAGAACAACTAAAATTTGAAAAATATACCAACAAAGCTGAATCTTCTATTTCAGCAGACTTAGGAGCAGACGGAAAAACGCTTATCTTATCCATAGAAGGTGAAGATAGTAAAGGAGCCGAAGACCTATATGTAAGTTTCTTCGATAAAGAAAAAAAAGTCTGGACAACACCTAAGAATATGGGTAACATTAACACAACAGGCTCTGAATCAACACCTTTTTTAGCTCAAGATAATATCACTTTATATTATTCAACCAATGGAAACGGTGGTTTTGGAGGAGATGATATTTTTATGAGCCGCCGCTTAGACGATACGTGGGCAAACTGGTCTAAACCAGTAAACTTAGGCCAAACAATTAATACGCAGGGAGATGATTATTACTTTAAATTTTCAGCAAAAGCAGATTATGCCTATTTGGTTTCTACCGATAGTTCAATTGGGTTAAAGGATATATTTCGTGTGCCGATACCGGCAGAATTTCGCCCTAAACCGGTATTTTTGGTCAGCGGCCATGTTCGAGACAAAAAAACCAATAAACCGATTCAAGCAAATATTACCTATTCATACCTGCCGGAAGGTATCGAAATAGGCTCAGCAAGCACTTCTTCCGATAGCGGAGACTATCAAATTATTCTGCCCGCCGGCAAGTTATATGCCTTTCAGGCAGAAGCACCCGGATATTATGCCGTTTCTGAAAACCTAAATGGAGCCGGTTTGATTTCTTACAAACTCACAGAAAGAGACTTATACTTAGTTCCATTAGAAATAGGAGGCATTATTGAACTCAAAAACCTATTTTTCCCTACCAATAGTTTTTCCCTCTTACCCAATTCTATTCCTGAATTAGAGCGTTTATACAACTTAATGAAAATCACCCCAAATCTAACCATCGAAATTATGGGGCATACGGATAATGTAGGAGATGCAAATACAAATCAAACTTTATCGGAAAATAGAGCCAAAACTGTTGTGGAATGGTTATTCCAAAAAGGAGTGGAACCCAACCGAGTTACATCGGCTGGGTATGGCAGCACCCAACCGGTTGCTCCGAATGATTCGGAAATAAACAGACAAAAAAACCGTCGGGTAGAGATAAAAATAACCAATTTATGA
- a CDS encoding thymidylate synthase: MRQYQDLLHLILDSGNQKHDRTGVGTLSIFGHQLRFNLADGFPLLTTKKIHFKSVVYELLWFIRGDSNIQFLRENGVTIWDEWADSDGDLGPVYGVQWRKWQTPNSGSIDQLATVIHEIKTNPNSRRLLVSAWNVAELPSMALPPCHILFQFYVQDGRLSCQMYQRSVDAFLGLPFNIASYALLTHLVAHVCGLSVGELILSLGDTHLYLNHIEQANTQLTRECRDLPTLELNKDVIQIDKFKYSDILLFGYDPHPAIKADIAV; the protein is encoded by the coding sequence ATGAGGCAGTATCAAGATTTGTTGCACTTAATTCTTGATTCGGGCAATCAAAAGCATGATCGCACAGGCGTAGGCACCTTGAGTATTTTTGGGCATCAGTTACGCTTTAATTTAGCTGATGGTTTTCCGCTACTTACTACCAAAAAGATTCATTTTAAATCCGTTGTTTATGAGTTACTTTGGTTTATTCGGGGAGATTCCAATATTCAGTTTTTGCGTGAAAATGGAGTTACGATTTGGGATGAATGGGCTGATTCTGACGGAGATTTAGGGCCTGTTTATGGTGTTCAGTGGCGTAAATGGCAAACGCCAAATAGTGGATCAATTGACCAACTCGCAACCGTTATCCATGAAATCAAAACCAATCCCAATTCCCGAAGATTACTTGTTAGTGCTTGGAATGTTGCCGAACTTCCCAGTATGGCTTTACCTCCTTGTCATATCTTATTTCAGTTTTATGTGCAGGATGGCCGGCTATCCTGCCAAATGTATCAGCGTAGCGTAGATGCCTTTTTAGGGCTTCCATTCAACATAGCTTCCTATGCACTTTTGACCCATTTAGTAGCCCATGTTTGCGGCTTGAGTGTGGGTGAGCTAATCCTCTCATTAGGAGATACTCATCTTTACTTAAATCATATAGAACAAGCAAATACACAACTTACCCGTGAATGTAGAGATTTGCCTACCTTAGAACTGAACAAAGACGTTATCCAAATAGATAAATTCAAATATAGTGATATTTTGCTATTTGGCTACGACCCGCATCCGGCTATTAAAGCCGATATTGCTGTATGA
- a CDS encoding cytochrome c gives MKKILKFSGYFLIIILVIVIGVLSYLKLALPNVGPAPDMKIEITAAKLERGNYLANHVMLCMDCHSTRDWSLFSGPMIAGTEGKGGEIFDQKLGFPGKYIAPNITPYHLQDWSDGEVFRAVTAGVSKDGRALFPVMPHHLYGQLDKKDVEAVIAYIRNLKSIENKTEISSSDFPMNFIINTIPKKPTFGSIPPQTDKINYGKYMITAAGCMDCHTKQDKGEFVGELYAGGFEFKLPNGSIVRSANLTPDKNTGLGTWTSERFINEFKNYADSSHINPKIAPNEFQTLMPWTMYSGMNRADLEAIFAYLQTLKPVNNQVEKFIPAK, from the coding sequence ATGAAAAAAATATTAAAATTTTCAGGCTACTTTTTGATTATTATTCTTGTAATAGTAATTGGGGTTCTATCGTATCTAAAACTTGCATTGCCTAATGTTGGCCCTGCGCCAGACATGAAAATAGAGATAACTGCGGCAAAACTTGAACGGGGAAACTATCTCGCTAATCATGTGATGCTTTGTATGGACTGTCATTCTACGCGCGACTGGAGTTTGTTTTCAGGCCCTATGATTGCTGGCACTGAAGGAAAAGGCGGAGAAATATTTGACCAAAAACTGGGTTTTCCCGGAAAATATATCGCACCGAACATTACACCGTATCATTTGCAAGACTGGTCCGATGGTGAAGTTTTCAGGGCTGTAACAGCAGGCGTATCAAAAGACGGCAGAGCGTTATTTCCGGTTATGCCACACCATCTATACGGACAGCTTGATAAAAAAGATGTAGAAGCCGTTATTGCATATATCCGAAACCTAAAATCAATTGAAAATAAAACAGAAATCTCATCATCTGATTTTCCGATGAATTTTATCATCAATACTATTCCTAAAAAACCAACCTTTGGTAGTATTCCGCCTCAAACAGATAAAATCAATTATGGTAAATATATGATCACTGCTGCAGGGTGTATGGACTGCCATACCAAACAAGATAAAGGTGAATTTGTCGGAGAATTATATGCAGGAGGTTTTGAATTTAAGCTACCAAATGGATCTATAGTTAGGTCAGCAAACCTTACTCCTGATAAAAATACAGGACTTGGCACTTGGACAAGCGAACGATTTATTAATGAGTTCAAAAATTATGCTGATAGTTCTCATATAAACCCAAAAATTGCTCCTAATGAATTTCAAACGTTAATGCCGTGGACAATGTATTCAGGCATGAATAGGGCGGATTTGGAGGCTATATTTGCTTATCTACAAACGCTAAAACCGGTAAATAATCAGGTGGAGAAATTTATTCCAGCAAAATAA
- a CDS encoding dihydrofolate reductase: MTELRWILATDQQGVIGIQNKLPFHLPDDLKHFKKLTTNGVVLMGKNTFLSIGKPLPNRTNIVLSKTLQPQPGITLIRSLAEIEQFNFKVVWVIGGWQIFQETYLDSRLSAIYLTQVHARVVGDVFFDTAILNSWKPIQTVYHPPDGKHLYGFSFQIWEKAIH, translated from the coding sequence ATGACGGAACTTCGCTGGATATTAGCCACTGACCAACAGGGAGTTATCGGAATCCAAAATAAACTGCCATTTCATTTACCGGATGACTTAAAGCATTTCAAAAAACTTACCACAAATGGGGTGGTTTTGATGGGGAAAAACACCTTTCTTTCGATTGGAAAGCCTTTGCCTAACCGAACGAACATAGTTTTATCCAAGACCTTGCAACCCCAACCGGGAATAACTTTAATTCGTTCATTAGCAGAAATAGAGCAATTCAACTTTAAGGTTGTTTGGGTAATCGGGGGCTGGCAAATATTTCAAGAAACTTATTTAGACAGCAGGTTATCAGCTATTTACCTAACCCAGGTTCATGCTCGGGTAGTAGGTGATGTATTTTTTGATACAGCAATTTTAAATTCTTGGAAACCTATTCAAACCGTATATCATCCGCCGGACGGAAAGCATCTATATGGATTTAGCTTTCAGATTTGGGAAAAAGCTATTCATTAG
- a CDS encoding amino acid permease, producing the protein MLWAKLWRRKSVQEIITTGEKTTDKEALKKSLTTIDLTAMGIAAIIGAGIFSTIGNAAAEGGPGVSLLFVFTAIACGFSALCYAEFASVLPIAGSAYTYAYVAFGELVAWIIGWDLLMEYAIGNIAVAISWSDYFTSLLANPALNIHLPDYWTMDYLTAQSGYEQVLKEIQVGKELLSLDKSLQAAYQAWLNAPQLFGLHIIMDLPALFITAIITTLVYIGVQESKRASNAMVAIKLTVIIGVIIVGFFYVDTQNWSPFFPNGIGGVLKGVSAVFFAYIGFDALSTTAEECKNPQRDLPRGMFLSLIICTILYVLISLVLTGMIPFSLLKVGDPLAYVFEHHGMSKISGIIGVSAVVAMASVLLVFQLGQPRIWMAMSRDGLLPPIFAKIHPKFKTPAFSTIVAGLLVALPSLFFNLTEVTDLTSIGTLFAFVLVCGGVIRLQNDPAFQQRKFKTPFIDARYVLLPLAVAILVFVHWQNPDFWQKELSLDDIQSTFWHKIPFWMFVVLFISLTIQSFRQKLPAIPILGLLSCFYLMTELKLSNWIGFGIWLLIGLSVYFLYGVNNSRTKITQKLS; encoded by the coding sequence ATGCTATGGGCTAAATTATGGCGGCGTAAATCTGTTCAGGAAATTATCACTACGGGTGAAAAGACTACCGATAAAGAGGCGTTAAAAAAGAGCCTGACAACAATAGATTTAACGGCAATGGGAATTGCAGCCATAATTGGAGCGGGTATTTTTTCTACCATTGGAAATGCTGCCGCTGAAGGTGGACCTGGCGTATCCCTATTATTTGTTTTTACGGCAATTGCCTGCGGCTTTTCAGCCTTGTGTTACGCAGAATTTGCCTCTGTATTGCCGATTGCCGGCAGTGCCTATACTTATGCGTATGTAGCTTTTGGTGAACTCGTTGCGTGGATTATCGGCTGGGATTTACTGATGGAATATGCCATTGGAAATATCGCAGTAGCTATCTCGTGGTCAGATTATTTTACAAGCTTGTTAGCTAACCCTGCCCTCAACATTCATTTACCAGACTATTGGACTATGGATTACCTAACCGCCCAAAGCGGCTATGAACAAGTGCTGAAAGAAATTCAGGTAGGAAAAGAACTTTTATCACTTGATAAAAGCCTACAAGCTGCTTATCAGGCATGGCTAAACGCCCCACAACTATTTGGTTTACATATTATTATGGATCTTCCGGCGCTATTTATTACAGCAATTATTACTACATTGGTTTATATAGGTGTTCAGGAATCCAAACGCGCTTCTAATGCTATGGTCGCAATTAAACTAACGGTTATTATCGGCGTGATTATAGTTGGTTTCTTTTATGTAGATACCCAAAACTGGTCTCCATTTTTTCCCAACGGCATTGGTGGAGTTTTGAAAGGAGTTTCAGCGGTGTTTTTTGCCTATATTGGTTTTGATGCGCTTTCTACCACAGCCGAAGAATGCAAAAACCCGCAGCGAGATTTACCGCGTGGTATGTTTCTTTCCCTGATTATTTGCACTATATTATATGTTCTTATTTCCTTAGTACTAACCGGTATGATACCTTTTTCATTATTAAAAGTAGGTGATCCATTGGCTTACGTTTTTGAGCACCATGGGATGTCCAAAATATCTGGTATCATTGGAGTTTCTGCCGTAGTAGCTATGGCAAGCGTTTTGTTGGTATTTCAATTAGGGCAGCCCAGAATCTGGATGGCTATGAGTAGGGACGGATTACTACCGCCAATTTTTGCCAAAATACACCCAAAATTTAAAACGCCTGCTTTTTCTACCATAGTAGCTGGACTATTAGTCGCACTCCCGTCACTTTTTTTTAACCTAACGGAGGTTACTGACCTTACAAGTATTGGTACTTTGTTTGCCTTTGTATTAGTGTGCGGAGGGGTTATCCGGCTACAAAATGACCCCGCTTTTCAGCAACGTAAGTTTAAAACTCCTTTTATAGATGCCCGCTATGTGTTGCTCCCGCTTGCAGTTGCTATTTTAGTATTTGTACATTGGCAGAACCCAGATTTCTGGCAAAAAGAACTTTCTCTCGATGATATTCAAAGTACTTTTTGGCATAAAATCCCTTTTTGGATGTTTGTAGTGTTATTTATCAGTCTTACAATTCAATCATTTAGGCAAAAATTGCCCGCAATACCAATTTTAGGGCTCCTGAGTTGTTTTTATTTGATGACGGAGCTTAAACTTTCAAACTGGATTGGCTTTGGTATTTGGTTGCTGATAGGGTTAAGCGTTTATTTTTTATACGGCGTAAATAATAGTCGAACAAAAATCACTCAAAAACTTTCCTAA
- a CDS encoding RNA-binding protein, with the protein MNIYISNISFSTSTESLRELFASYGEVTSANIITDRETGRSRGFGFVEMPNDAEAQKAIDELNETDFEGKTIIVNVARPKTERSDRGEFKRNSGGFNNRGGGGSGGYNKKRY; encoded by the coding sequence ATGAACATTTACATTTCAAATATAAGTTTCAGCACAAGCACTGAGAGCTTACGGGAGTTATTTGCAAGTTACGGAGAGGTAACTTCTGCTAACATTATCACAGACAGAGAGACTGGGCGTTCACGCGGATTTGGTTTTGTCGAAATGCCAAATGATGCAGAAGCACAGAAGGCTATTGACGAACTCAACGAAACCGACTTCGAAGGCAAAACAATCATTGTTAATGTAGCTCGCCCTAAAACAGAAAGAAGCGACAGAGGTGAATTTAAGCGTAATAGCGGCGGTTTCAACAACCGTGGCGGCGGTGGTAGCGGAGGCTATAATAAAAAACGCTATTAA
- the secG gene encoding preprotein translocase subunit SecG — translation MYYVLVGLIVLVCTVLVLVIIVQNSKGGGINSSFGVSNIANQIVGARQSGEVIHKITWYLVGALAALIIIANFTIGGNQKETKTGLRMGGYVGAPKTDPQNGPGTPSSQPQPTQNPNE, via the coding sequence ATGTATTACGTTTTAGTTGGTTTAATTGTGTTGGTATGCACTGTATTGGTTTTGGTTATTATTGTTCAAAACAGTAAGGGCGGGGGAATTAACAGCAGCTTCGGTGTTTCTAACATTGCAAATCAGATAGTTGGTGCGCGGCAGTCCGGTGAGGTTATTCATAAAATCACTTGGTATTTAGTTGGTGCTTTAGCTGCTCTTATAATTATTGCCAATTTCACGATTGGAGGCAATCAAAAAGAGACTAAAACCGGCTTACGTATGGGTGGGTATGTGGGGGCACCTAAAACTGACCCCCAAAATGGCCCCGGAACTCCTTCCAGCCAGCCTCAACCAACCCAAAATCCAAACGAATAA